TCAGATCCCCGGCCTCCTTTTTAATTTTGTTCAACTTGACGTCAATCACACGTTTTTCATGATCTAACGCTTTTGTATTTTTATCGGTTGCCAGAACGGCCTTTTTTCTGGGAATCAAAAAATTACGCGCAAAAAAGAGGTCAAATCTTTTGTTGTATATTACTTTAATCTGCTATGTTGGGATGGGCCTGCCATTGGGTATCGGAGAAACTAAAGTTGGATGGTGGATTTCGGAAGCAGGTCGAAGGAATTGACCCCTTTTTTGACCTTTAATATCCATTCTGTCAAGGCAACCGAGGAACCCGAGAACAGAAATAGGAAGTTGTCATTGCGAGCGAAGCGAAGCAATCTCGCCATCTTGAACCGAGATCGCCACGCACCCTATGGGTGCTCGCGATGACAGGAAAAACAAAGAGTTTCAAATCCTATCTCCTGGGAGAGGAAAAAGGGATTGCTCCCGTTTTTTAAAAAGAGTATACTTTCTTTTTTTTAAAAAACTCTTAAAGTAAAGGATTGAAAT
The sequence above is drawn from the Nitrospirota bacterium genome and encodes:
- a CDS encoding 50S ribosomal protein L9; protein product: MIPRKKAVLATDKNTKALDHEKRVIDVKLNKIKKEAGDLSEKIQSLTLHLTVQVGEGDKLFGSVTSQDIVEALAKES